Proteins encoded within one genomic window of Terriglobia bacterium:
- a CDS encoding HU family DNA-binding protein: MAKMTQTQIFAEMSTKTGISKKQVKDFMTTLTDLAYREAKKGEFAFPGLGKLVKQKRKARIGRNPATGEEIKIPAKTVLKFRVAKAAKDAVLGAPTKK; the protein is encoded by the coding sequence ATGGCAAAGATGACCCAGACCCAGATTTTCGCGGAAATGTCCACGAAAACGGGTATCAGCAAGAAACAGGTCAAAGATTTTATGACGACGCTTACCGACCTTGCTTACCGCGAGGCGAAGAAAGGTGAGTTCGCATTTCCTGGACTCGGCAAACTCGTCAAGCAAAAACGGAAGGCCCGAATCGGCCGGAATCCGGCGACCGGCGAGGAAATCAAAATCCCCGCAAAGACCGTCCTGAAGTTCCGCGTTGCTAAAGCCGCCAAAGACGCTGTGCTCGGAGCACCCACAAAGAAGTAG